The following are from one region of the Hymenobacter sp. YIM 151858-1 genome:
- a CDS encoding MotA/TolQ/ExbB proton channel family protein → MFEPFLLQITTAAADSTTNPAAAAAAAPAAQPDSLSVIDLIFQGGWIMVPILLLFSVSVYIILERYLTIRKAAALPDGFMNQIRNLMVKGDLQGAKLLTAQTASPLARMIEKGIRRIGLPLKEIETSVENVGKVEIARLEKNISILGIIAGIAPMLGFVGTIVGVINIFYAISSTGDFGIAQISGGLYTKMVTSAAGLIVGMVAHVGYHWLSIMVERLVFRMENSAIEFMDILQDN, encoded by the coding sequence ATGTTCGAACCCTTTCTGCTGCAGATAACCACCGCTGCGGCCGACTCCACCACCAACCCTGCCGCTGCCGCCGCGGCCGCCCCAGCCGCTCAGCCCGATTCGCTTTCGGTAATCGACCTCATCTTTCAGGGGGGCTGGATTATGGTTCCGATCCTGCTGCTGTTCTCAGTTTCGGTTTACATCATTCTGGAGCGCTACCTCACCATCCGGAAGGCCGCCGCGCTGCCCGATGGGTTCATGAACCAGATTCGGAACCTAATGGTGAAGGGCGATTTGCAAGGAGCCAAGCTGCTGACGGCGCAAACCGCCTCGCCGCTGGCCCGCATGATCGAGAAAGGTATCCGGCGCATCGGGTTGCCGCTGAAGGAGATTGAGACGAGCGTGGAGAACGTGGGCAAAGTAGAAATTGCCCGCCTCGAGAAGAACATCAGCATCCTGGGCATTATTGCGGGTATCGCACCCATGCTGGGCTTCGTGGGTACCATTGTCGGCGTAATCAACATCTTTTACGCCATCAGCTCAACCGGCGACTTTGGCATTGCCCAAATCTCGGGTGGTTTGTACACCAAAATGGTAACCTCGGCCGCGGGTCTGATTGTAGGCATGGTGGCCCACGTAGGCTACCACTGGCTCAGCATCATGGTTGAGCGGCTGGTGTTCCGCATGGAGAACTCGGCCATCGAGTTCATGGACATTCTGCAGGACAACTAG
- a CDS encoding TonB-dependent receptor, whose product MSVSSSQRLTLAALLAAAAVPATAQTGKPRSGGKIEDAEIEIVKERENQLPEAARNYDKVVLPPAATPDRTVRYTFPDFRLPSQNLNPSVRVLTIKQEELEPLQGNYARVGVGNYASLLGQAHFHTTRSQDHAFGLDLRHLSSARGPVDGKNSATSQSRLNLNGEMYRGATTLGAKLNLGRDRANFYGYNPNIERKPEKDSIKQVFYRADAQLFLRNRDRDAKFQYDLAGGLRYWKDNFKAKESDLYAQLRTAYYVTEKGRVRIDGDLSFISQKDSLTVSRPFVQVTPAFEQNIAGRLDVSVGATLGYTGDTINDASQVSVMPAVRLGYAVVEDKFVLFGGLGGGLQRVTLYDLTQENAWLGPNQRVADTRRGPTLFFGFNASPARSLQTSVKVTLANDRNLYFYNNSRRDSTKFDLVYDPKATQLLNIHGELIYNAAERVRVGTKLDYNGYKVKTLDKPFHRPAFQGVFFGSYNTGDKLMLGGELYVLSSSYGSVLRRRATIPAEFNNVVRPTDAVIDLNLRADYRFSENLSFFVLGNNLLGRKYERFLNYPSKGVNILAGLGYQF is encoded by the coding sequence ATGAGCGTTAGTTCTTCCCAACGCCTAACCTTAGCGGCCCTGTTAGCCGCCGCAGCCGTGCCCGCTACGGCCCAAACGGGCAAGCCCCGCAGCGGGGGTAAAATCGAGGATGCGGAAATCGAAATCGTGAAGGAGCGGGAAAACCAGCTGCCCGAAGCGGCCCGCAACTACGATAAGGTGGTGCTGCCTCCGGCCGCCACGCCCGACCGCACCGTGCGTTACACGTTCCCCGATTTCCGGCTGCCCAGCCAAAACCTGAACCCCTCGGTGCGGGTGCTCACCATCAAGCAGGAGGAGCTGGAACCGCTGCAGGGCAACTACGCCCGCGTGGGCGTGGGCAACTACGCTTCGCTGCTGGGGCAGGCGCACTTTCATACCACCCGCAGCCAGGACCACGCCTTCGGGCTCGATTTGCGCCACTTGTCGTCGGCCCGCGGGCCGGTTGATGGCAAGAACTCAGCCACCAGCCAAAGCCGCCTGAACCTGAACGGCGAGATGTACCGGGGTGCCACAACCCTAGGTGCCAAGCTGAACCTAGGGCGCGACCGGGCCAACTTCTACGGCTACAACCCGAACATTGAGCGCAAGCCTGAAAAGGACAGCATCAAGCAGGTGTTTTACCGCGCCGATGCGCAGCTGTTTCTGCGCAACCGCGACCGGGATGCCAAGTTTCAGTACGACCTGGCCGGCGGCCTCCGCTACTGGAAAGACAACTTCAAGGCCAAGGAATCGGACTTGTACGCCCAGTTGCGCACGGCGTACTACGTAACGGAGAAAGGCCGCGTGCGCATCGACGGCGACCTGTCGTTTATCTCGCAGAAGGACTCGCTCACGGTTAGTCGCCCGTTTGTGCAGGTAACGCCGGCGTTTGAGCAGAACATTGCCGGCCGCCTGGATGTATCGGTGGGGGCTACGTTGGGCTACACCGGCGACACCATCAACGATGCCAGCCAGGTTTCGGTGATGCCCGCCGTGCGCCTGGGCTACGCCGTAGTTGAGGACAAGTTTGTGCTGTTCGGTGGCCTGGGCGGCGGTTTGCAGCGCGTAACGCTCTACGACCTCACGCAGGAAAACGCGTGGCTCGGCCCCAACCAGCGCGTGGCCGATACCCGCCGCGGACCTACGCTGTTCTTCGGGTTTAATGCCTCGCCGGCTCGTTCGCTGCAAACCTCAGTGAAGGTAACGCTGGCCAACGACCGCAACCTGTACTTCTACAACAACTCGCGCCGCGACTCTACCAAGTTCGACCTGGTGTACGACCCCAAGGCTACCCAGCTGCTGAACATCCACGGCGAGCTGATTTACAACGCCGCCGAGCGCGTGCGGGTAGGCACCAAGCTCGATTACAACGGCTACAAAGTGAAAACGCTGGATAAGCCGTTTCACCGGCCCGCGTTCCAAGGCGTGTTCTTTGGTTCGTACAACACCGGCGACAAGCTGATGCTGGGGGGCGAGCTGTACGTGCTGAGCTCGAGCTACGGCTCGGTGCTGCGCCGCCGAGCCACAATCCCCGCAGAGTTCAACAACGTGGTGCGGCCCACCGACGCGGTAATCGACCTGAACCTGCGCGCCGATTACCGCTTTTCAGAAAATCTGTCTTTCTTTGTTTTGGGCAACAACCTACTGGGCCGCAAGTACGAGCGTTTCTTGAATTACCCATCCAAGGGCGTAAACATACTGGCAGGCCTAGGTTACCAGTTCTAA
- a CDS encoding ExbD/TolR family protein produces MDLSRRRKLSSHVETSSMNDIMFFLMLFFLIVSTMVNPNVIKLMLPNARSGKQAMKQPITVSVDANGQYFIDRKPVSAPELEQELATRVQGLETPTAVLRVDKSLNVQKLVDILEIGNRLKIRMVMATAAESK; encoded by the coding sequence ATGGATTTAAGCCGCCGGCGTAAGCTATCCTCACACGTCGAGACCAGCTCGATGAACGACATCATGTTCTTCCTGATGCTGTTCTTCCTGATTGTGTCGACGATGGTGAACCCCAACGTAATCAAGCTGATGCTGCCCAATGCCCGCTCGGGCAAGCAGGCCATGAAGCAGCCCATTACGGTTTCGGTGGATGCCAACGGCCAGTACTTCATCGACCGCAAGCCTGTTTCGGCGCCGGAGCTGGAGCAGGAGCTGGCCACGCGCGTGCAGGGCCTGGAAACTCCAACCGCCGTATTGCGGGTGGATAAGTCGCTGAACGTGCAAAAGCTGGTAGACATCCTGGAAATCGGCAACCGGCTCAAAATCCGGATGGTAATGGCTACGGCGGCCGAAAGCAAATAA
- a CDS encoding HU domain-containing protein gives MQLTDHIQHLLRDHDCVIIPDFGGLIADYEPARLHPVRHTLAPPAKRVAFNQALTRNDGLLVDAISRHCGIGTPQARQQVREAVANMQQELDEQQRTELPGIGVFRRAPGRGIDFEYTGQQNLLPASFGLPELTSRPVRATDAVLARERSRQAPEPVLAPARRRGLRKLAASALLAVSLGLVLTANYQIALRLGNIPENWQISLFNNDAAPTRPVQAANLASAAWTEPVVPDGAPETQPEISKPEVVAAPAAKAKPAATLAPKGASVATATKAAVEGRKAVAGKPVLVKGVSNRWYVVKATFNSFAGAEKVQSNYASKGHVAKILMPRWGHRGVVNTKKYRVAVADFADKATAQRNLPELRKQFGNEIQVYPY, from the coding sequence TTGCAGCTAACCGACCACATTCAGCACCTGCTTCGGGACCACGACTGTGTTATTATCCCGGATTTTGGCGGCCTGATTGCGGACTACGAGCCCGCACGCCTGCACCCGGTGCGCCACACCCTGGCACCGCCGGCCAAACGCGTGGCCTTCAACCAGGCCCTTACGCGCAACGACGGACTGCTGGTTGACGCCATTAGCCGCCACTGCGGCATTGGTACACCGCAAGCCCGTCAGCAAGTGCGCGAGGCCGTGGCCAACATGCAGCAGGAACTGGATGAGCAGCAGCGGACGGAATTGCCCGGCATCGGCGTGTTTCGCCGCGCGCCGGGGCGTGGCATCGACTTCGAATACACCGGCCAGCAAAACCTGCTGCCCGCCAGCTTCGGCCTGCCCGAGCTGACCTCGCGCCCCGTGCGGGCTACCGATGCCGTGCTAGCCCGCGAGCGGAGCCGCCAGGCACCCGAGCCGGTATTGGCTCCGGCCCGTCGCCGAGGCCTGCGCAAGCTCGCCGCTTCGGCACTGCTGGCCGTGTCGCTGGGCTTGGTGCTTACCGCTAACTACCAGATTGCACTGCGCCTAGGTAACATCCCGGAAAACTGGCAGATAAGCCTCTTCAATAACGATGCTGCACCTACCCGCCCGGTGCAGGCCGCTAACCTGGCCTCCGCTGCCTGGACGGAACCGGTAGTGCCCGATGGAGCGCCTGAAACCCAACCCGAAATCAGCAAGCCCGAGGTAGTAGCCGCGCCCGCTGCCAAAGCAAAGCCCGCTGCAACGCTGGCGCCCAAAGGTGCGTCAGTGGCTACGGCAACGAAAGCTGCGGTAGAAGGCCGCAAGGCCGTAGCCGGCAAGCCCGTGCTGGTAAAAGGGGTTTCGAACCGCTGGTACGTAGTTAAAGCAACTTTCAACTCGTTTGCCGGGGCCGAAAAAGTGCAAAGCAACTACGCCAGCAAAGGCCACGTCGCCAAAATTCTGATGCCGCGTTGGGGGCATCGGGGCGTGGTGAATACTAAAAAGTACCGCGTTGCCGTTGCCGATTTCGCCGACAAAGCCACTGCGCAGCGAAACCTGCCGGAGCTGCGCAAGCAGTTCGGCAACGAAATTCAGGTTTACCCATATTAG
- a CDS encoding energy transducer TonB, translated as MDAEFRHEHRREALIGTIVLNGLLALLFFLIVFKNPPEDVVLNGGGGVELNYGLDETGFGDNQTSAPANESPSREDSRPPAQQPDPEPQQARQPVTPTEEAQPEKVVTSEAEETDVKIPPVEKPSPKPREEPVKEPEPEKPKVNPRAVFTPRGATANTGGNGTMGTSNNPAGNNNGDDPGTVGDKGDPRGTYSGKAYSGDPGEGGGSGGGFGSGKLNMPGWAFDHKPNDQDPSDEVGFVTLKIKIDENGDVESVTVTGSSVTPRVANFYRDMIQNKATFRRVGSGSGGATGTITYRIGGK; from the coding sequence ATGGACGCTGAATTTCGCCACGAGCACCGCCGCGAGGCCCTGATCGGCACGATAGTGCTCAACGGCTTGCTGGCTTTGCTGTTTTTTCTGATCGTGTTCAAGAACCCGCCCGAGGACGTGGTGCTGAACGGCGGCGGGGGCGTAGAACTGAACTACGGCCTTGACGAAACCGGCTTTGGCGACAATCAGACTTCGGCCCCGGCCAACGAATCGCCGAGCCGCGAGGACAGCCGCCCGCCAGCCCAGCAACCCGACCCCGAGCCACAGCAGGCCCGGCAGCCCGTAACGCCCACTGAGGAGGCGCAACCCGAGAAAGTGGTAACGAGCGAGGCCGAGGAAACCGACGTGAAGATTCCGCCCGTGGAGAAGCCCTCGCCCAAGCCGCGCGAAGAGCCGGTAAAAGAGCCCGAGCCCGAAAAGCCCAAGGTGAACCCCAGGGCCGTGTTTACGCCCCGGGGCGCTACGGCCAACACCGGCGGCAACGGCACCATGGGCACCAGCAACAACCCCGCCGGCAACAACAACGGCGACGACCCCGGCACGGTAGGCGACAAAGGCGACCCCCGCGGTACGTACAGCGGCAAAGCTTACAGCGGCGACCCCGGCGAAGGCGGCGGCAGCGGCGGTGGCTTCGGCAGCGGCAAGCTCAACATGCCCGGCTGGGCATTCGACCACAAACCCAACGACCAGGACCCCTCCGACGAAGTTGGCTTTGTAACCCTCAAAATCAAGATTGACGAGAACGGCGACGTAGAATCCGTAACCGTAACGGGCTCGAGCGTAACGCCCCGCGTGGCCAACTTCTACCGCGACATGATTCAGAACAAGGCCACCTTCCGCCGCGTGGGCAGCGGCTCGGGCGGGGCTACGGGTACCATCACGTACCGCATCGGCGGCAAGTAA